TCGTGTGGATGGATTTTTTTTCAAACGCCAACTCGTCAAAGCCGTTCTTCTTGGTGCAATCGCTTGGCTTGTCGCAGTCGTACCGAGCGCAGAAGCCTTTGTGGGAATTGGTTTGATCTTGCTGGGCATCTTCGCGATTTTCGACTTGAGCATCAAAGCCCTGAAAAAGAGGGGGGCTAAATCGCCTTGATGGAGTCGGCAGACTGAGAGCGTTTGCCGCTTAGCCCATGCCTGCAGTTGAGATGACCTGCCTTCAATCACTGGCGGATCTGGAGCAACTGGAGGGACCACTGATGGATTGCTTCGGCACCCGCGATCCAGAGACAACCGCCGCGGCCGTGCGACTGGTGCTGACTCACATGGCGTGGAACAGCAAGCGCCTCCTGGGAGCAATGGTGCTCGATCGGATGGATGCCGATCTCTTGTCAACGCGAGCTGATTTCCCCGATCTTTGTCAACGCCTTGTCAACGGGGCTGATTTTGTCAACGAGGGCAATTACTGAGATCAACTGCCCTGGAATGGTGGTGGGGGCCTTCCAGCCCCCGTGAGTCACTTGGGTGATAAGGCTGACTTCACCCCATCTCCCTTAATAGGGTCAGGCAGCAACAGGGGCTGCTTGACGGGAGAAACGTACGATTTTGTTCGCAGTTACGGGATTTGCTCTAACCGAGCAGGCTTCAGTCACCCTCCTTATGCCCCGTCGAAACCATTGCAGCCCCAGGAAGGGGTAATGGAGCTGAGCGGAATCGAACCGCTGTCCGAAACACTGGTGTGGATCACCTAGTCCGGTCAAGACCGAACCTTGTCATTCTGGCAGCAGTGGTGAACCGGAGCAGAGAATCTTGGGGAGTGAGTACCGACAGACGCCGCGACCCATTCATGGCGTCGCCGTTTTGCCCCAGGGTCTCGAAGAAATCGGCAGCCAGGAATTGCAACGACTCGGCGCCAAAGACGTCACACCATTGCGCCGTGCCGCATCGTTTCAAGCCGACATGGCCTGTCTGTACAGGCTTCACTTGCAATGCAGGCTGCCCTTCAGGTTGCTGCGGGAGGTGGCACGCTTCCGCTGTGACGGTCGGGATTCCCTCTACGACGGAGTTCAGCGGGCCCTTGACTGGGAACGATGGCTTCATCCATCCATGAGCTTTCGGGTGGATGTGACCGGAACTGCCCCAGGGCTCAATCACAGCCATTTCACTGCACTCCAGGTGAAAAATGCCTTGATTGATCATCAGCGTGATCTTTGGGGGAAGCGATCGTCTATCGATCTGGACGAACCCGATCTCTGCCTGCATGTTCACCTGCATCGTGGTGAAGCGACCCTGAGCTTGGATGGCAGCGGCGGCAGCCTCCACCGCAGGGGATACCGAGCCGCTGTGGGTATCGCTCCGCTGAAAGAGAACCTGGCCGCAGGGCTGATCACACTGACCGGTTGGGACGGAAGCACCCCTCTGACTGATCCCTGCTGCGGTTCGGGAACATTGCTCATCGAAGCCGCAGCGATGGCCCTGCAGCGATTCCCTGCTCTGCATCGCAACTTCCTGCTGGAGTCATGGGCGGATTTCGAACCGGATCTATGGGATGCAGAACAGCGAAGAGCCCAGAAACGGCAGCAGCCCGTGAACAATCCACCACGAATCCTGGGCTATGAGCAGGACTCAGAGATTGCCCAGCAGGCAAGAGACAACGTCAATGCAGCTGGGCTAAAGGACGTGATCGAAATCGTTGAAGCCGATTTCAGGGATGCACCGGCTCCGGAGGCGGACAATGGCGTGGTGGTCTGCAATCCGCCCTATGGGGTGCGACTGGGCCATACCACTGAACTTCAAGAGCTCTACAGAGAGCTCGGATCAGTATTGAAACAAGATTACGGCGGCTGGGACCTATGGCTTCTCAGCGGAAATCGAGAACTCACCGGAGCACTGCGCCTTAAAGCAAAGCGCAGAATTCCCGTGAATAACGGTGGATTGGATTGTCGTTGGCTGCATTACGAGCTGAACAAGCGTTCAACGAAGCCGATCCTCCAGGAGAACTGAACGCAGGCCATTCATCTACCGAGGACAGCCCGCGTGGTTCTCATCAGGCCTTCCAATGTCTGGGGCAGATAAGGCCCTTTCGCCAGCTGTCCACCAATCCGCAGGCTGAATCCTGCCACCACCAGATTAAGAATCGCCATTGCCAGCAGCGATTGGATCAACGACCAACCCCAGGATTCCAGCATCCATACCAATAGGGCTGCTTCTCCAGCCACAAGGGCCAGCAGCATCAACGTGCCCCCCATGGCCAGAAACACACCGCCACTGATCAGGCGCCGTTTCTCGCGATCCATCTCTTGCAGAGCAATACGAACATGCAGATCCATCACCGAGCCCGCAAGAGCCGTGACCCTGGCTGCAGCTCCCATCCCTCTGGAGCGCTGTTGCTCAGAACGGGGCGATTCACTCATGAAGATCTCCGGCCACCGGTCAGTAGGGCACCCACCAAAATCCCTACCCCAGCCGCCACAGCCAGTGACATCAGGGGTCTTTCGCGCACGGGTTTCTCCAACTTCGGCCTGAGAGTGCGGTTGAGCTCATCGAGCAGATGCTCAAGCTGCTCCTCCAGCGGATCAAGATTGTCAGCCAAGTGGCGGGTGCGATCTCCGGCCTGATCAAGCAAATCCTCAAGCTGGGCGGTGACAAGGCTCGCAGCCCTGTCGCTTTGGGAAGAAATCAGATGCACCACCTCATCAAAACTTCCGCGGGTGGCTTCAAGTGCTTGGTGGGTGACTTCAGGCCAAAGCTTTTGGATCTCTGGCAACAGACTCTCAAAGCGATCACGGAAGCTGTAAGCCAGATCCTGGGAGTCCGCAGACGCATCCGTTGATGAGGGAGCTGAATCCATGGCGATCCTGACGGCCTACCGCAGGGTAGGGGTGGTAACTCTGAGATGACACCCATTGGCGTTGGTGGGCCATCAGTTGCGCTACACCCTGTTGGAGCATTTAGGGGCCCCGGATGACCCGGACGGCTGCCACCTCGATCTGTTGCTCGAGGACGGAGACAGCTGTCGCAGCTGGCGGTTGGAGGCGATTCCGCAATTGAACGGTCCTGCGGTGCAAGCCACAGCGTTGCCCCCCCACCGACTGGTATGGCTCGATCGGGAGGCAGCTTCCGTATCCGGCAACAGGGGTTGGGCACGTCGTGTCGTGGCAGGCGCAATGCGAAGCGCCCTGCCCGCTGATCCCAATCAACCCATCCAGGTTGAGCTGGAAGGGATGGCACTGATTGGCCTGAGCGAACCGGTTGTGCTGGAAATCACAGCAGAGCGATGCCGCATGCGCACGCCATAAGACAAGTGCACCGCAAACTGCACTTGAGCTTTTGCAAGGCTCCGCTAATTTCAGACGGCTGACAGCCGTGGCCCCTGTTGGTACACATCAATCAGGTCGGGCTGACACAGTTCAAGTCCTTTGGGGGAGCGATGAGCATCCCCCTGGAACCCGGTTTCACGGTGGTGACCGGGCCGAACGGTTCCGGCAAGAGCAACATTCTCGATGGAGTGCTGTTCTGTCTTGGCCTGGCCAACAGCAAAGGCATGCGAGCCGATCGCCTGCCAGATCTGGTTAATAGCAATGTGCTGAAGGCCGGCAAGTCAGCCGAAACCACGGTGAGTGTTCGTTTTGACCTAACCGAGTGGCAGCCTGACGCCGCTGAAGAAGGACTGGAGCCCCCTGAAGAGGGGCCATGGATCCGTTCCGATCAGACGGAATGGACCGTCACGCGCAAGTTGCGGGTGATGCCAGGAGGCTCTTACAGCAGCAGCTACAGCGCGGATGGAGTCCCGTGCAATCTTCAGCAGTTACAAACCCAGCTGCGCCGACTGCGTATCGACCCTGAGGGCAGCAACGTGGTGATGCAGGGGGACGTGACCCGCATCGTTTCAATGAGCAACCGCGATCGGCGCGGCCTGATCGATGAGCTGGCCGGTGTGGCGCTTTTCGACACCCGCATTGAACAGACCCGGCGCAAACTCGATGAGGTTCAGGAGCGCCAGGAGCGTTGCCGCATTGTTGAGCAAGAACTGCTGGCAGCGCGACAGCGGCTCGAAAAAGACTGCGCCAAAGCAAGGGCCTACCAGGAACTCAAGGAACAGCTGCAGCTCGGCCGCCGACAGGAGCTGGTGTTGGCCTTCGAAGCGGCTCAGGCTGAACGTCGACGCCTTCAGCAGCGAAAAGAACAGCTGATCGCTAAGGAAGAGCGAGATGCCCGATCGATCGAGCAGCGCGACATCAGCCTTCAGGACGCGGCGGGACGACTGCAGACCCTTCAGGACAGCGTCAAGGCCCTCGGTGAGGACCAACTGCTGAGCGTGCAGGCTGAACTGGCCGGGCTGGATCCACAAAGCCGCGAACTGGAACGGCAAGCTGGCCAGCATCAGCAGGAGGGTGAACGCCTGCAGGGACTGCGCCATCAACTGCAGGCCCGCCGCGGCCAGCTGCAGGCTGAAACCGAAGACCTGCGACTGAACGCAAACAATGGATTACTGGAGAAAGCAGAGCAGGACTGCAGAGATGCGGAAGCAGCCGTGGAGCTCTCCCGCCGGCGGCTGGGAGAGGTGGCAGGCCGCTCAGGAACCTGGCTCGAAGAGCAAAAGCAGCGCTCCGGTCAACGACAGGAACTTCAAGGTCGCGTCACACCACTTCAGGAAGAACGCCAACAGCTGCTGGAACGACTTCGACAGGACGAAGAACGGCAGCTGGAGCTGGTACAGGAACGAGATCAAGACGGAGCCGAAGACCAGCGGGTCCAGACCCTGCTGGAACAGCTTGAGCAGGAGTGGCAGACACTGCTGAAGTCGGTCCAAAGTGGCAGAGAGCAACTTCATCAACTGCTGGAGTCCGTCGCGATTCAGCAACGCACCCGTTCCAGGCTTGAGCAGGAACAAACGCGGCTCGAGCGCGACATTGCCCGGCACGACAGCCGCCGGGAAGCTCTGCAGGAAAGCAGGGGTACTGGAGCACTGCGGCTCCTGCTCGAATCCGGCCTGGAAGGCATTCACGGCCATGTTGCGCAGCTTGGTGAGGTTGATGAACGCCATCGCCTTGCTCTCGAAGTGGCTGCCGGCGCGAGGATGGCCCAGGTGGTGGTCGACGATGACCGCATTGCTGCTCGCGCCATCGATCTGCTGAAAAGTCGGCGCGCCGGACGACTCACCTTCCTGCCGCTCAACAAGATCAGAGCTCCTGGCGCGGGGGCTGCGGCAGCAGTTGCTCGTGGACGCAGCCCCCAAGCGGGTGCAGGTGGTGGACTGATGGGACGTGCTGTCGACCTGATCCGCTATGAACCGATCTACGCGAACGTGTTCGCCTATGTCTTCGGTGACACTCAGGTGTTCAGCGATCTGGGCAGTGCCAGACAGTTCCTGGGCCGTTCGCGGGCCGTCACCCTCGAAGGTGAGCTGCTTGAAAAAAGTGGTGCCATGACCGGCGGAAGCTTCTCGCAACGCGGAGGCGGGCTGAGCTTTGGTGCCAGCAGTGATGGCGACGAAGCAGCTCCACTGCGCCAACGACTGCTGGAGCTCGGCGAGAGCCTGGTCGCCTGTCGGAGAGAAGAACAGAGGCTGGTGGAGGCCGTGGATCAGCAGCGGCCAACACTGCGCCAACTGGAGCAGCGCCAGGCCGCTCTGGAAGCAGAACGCCAGGCGGCGAAGCGTTCCCATGGTCCGCTGCTCGAACGCGTGCAGCAGCGTCAACGCAAACTCAACGAACTACAGCAGGCCCAGCAGAGCCATCGTCTGAGGCTTGATGAGCTGGAGGCAAGCCTGACCCCGCTGCAAAGGGAACTCAATCAGCTCAATTCCCAGGAATCCAGCGTCGAAGCCAATGGAGATGCCGAGGGCTGGCAAGCTCTGCAGCAGGATCTGGAACGGGTGGATGCCGGACTTGAGGCAGCGCGCCAGCAACGTGATGCGCTGCTGCAACAAGAGCGCGACCGTCAGCTCTCACAACAGAGACTCGGCGATCAGCAGCAGACAATTGAACGGGAGGAAACGTCGCTTCAGCAAGCGGTTCAAGCTCTCTCGGAAGCCCATGGCCAATGGCGTGAACAGCAACTGGCTTTGAAGACCCGCAGAGATGCACTGGAAACACAGCAACAAGAATTGCAAACCCGGTTCGGGGAAGAACGACGCGCCAGAGATGAAGCGGAGGCTGCCGTCGCTGAGCAGAGGCAGACCCTGCAGCAGGCCCGGTGGGAACTGGAGCGCCTCCGCGAAGAGCGCACCTCACTCGAAGAGCAACTCCGTAGTGGCGGACTCCGCTTGGAGGAGCTGCGGGCCACGCTCCCTGATCCACTGCCGGAGATTGCCGACGAGCTGCGTGAAAGTGGCCTGGAGAGCCTTCAGGAACGCTTGCAACAATTGCAGCTGCGCATGGAAGCCCTGGAACCGGTAAACATGCTCGCCCTAGAGGAGCTGGAAGAACTCGAACAACGCCTGGGCGACCTAGGTGAACGGTTGGATGTGCTCAGCCAAGAGCGGGAAGAACTGCTGTTGAGGATCGAAACCGTGGCCACACTTCGTCAGGAAGCCTTCATGGAAGCCTTTGAGGCGGTCGACAGCCATTTCCGCGAAATCTTCGCCAGCCTTTCTGATGGCGATGGCAAGCTTCAGCTCGACAATTCAGACGACCCTCTCGAAGGCGGCCTCACACTCGTAGCCCACCCCAAGGGCAAAGCCGTCAGGCGGCTAGCGGCCATGTCTGGTGGAGAGAAGTCGCTGACCGCGCTCAGTTTTCTGTTCGCTCTGCAGCGCTTCCGTCCCTCGCCGTTCTATGCCCTCGATGAGGTGGACAGCTTCCTGGACGGGGTCAATGTGGAACGTCTGGCGTCCCTGATTGCCCGCCAGGCCGAACAGGCTCAGTTCCTGGTGGTGAGTCACCGCCGCCCCATGATCGGAGCTTCCACACGCACCATCGGCGTCACCCAGGCCCGCGGCGCCCATACTCAAGTCGTGGGACTTCCTGATGCAGCCTGAACAGCCAGCGCAGGGTCCTTGCGCCAAAATGTCACGAATCCCTCCGGCTGAGGCCCGCGGTTGAGCTTGTCGTCAACTCCCAATGACCCCTTAGCGAACGTGCCCAGCGACCGCCTCTGGTTGAGGTCGGAACTGATGGGTACTCAGGTGATTACTCGCGACAGCGGACGTCGGCTGGGCGTGGTGGGTGAAGTGGTCGTGGACATCGACCGCCGAGAAGTGGTGGCCTTGGGATTACGCGACAACCCGCTCACCAGGTTTCTGCCGGGCCTGCCGCGCTGGATGCCCCTCGACCGCATCCGCCAGGTGGGGGATGTGATTCTGGTCGACTCAGCCGACTCCCTGAGCGAAGGCTTTGCAGCGGATCGCTACAGCCGCATCATCAACTGCCAGGTGATCACGGAATCTGGGCAGCAACTTGGCCGAGTACTGGGCTTCTCGTTCGACATTGAAACCGGTGAACTCACCACCCTGGTCATGGGTGCCTTGGGTGTGCCACTTCTGGGAGAAGGGGTGCTGAGCACCTGGGAGATTCCTGTCGATGAAATCGTCAGCAGCGGTGCTGACCGGATCATCGTTTACGAGGGAGCCGAAGACAAACTTAAACAACTCAACAGTGGCTTCCTCGAAAAGCTGGGTGTGGGAGGAGCCAGCTGGGAGGAGCAAGAGAGGGAGCGCTACCGCCTCAACGTTGTGCCCGTCGAAAACCAGCTCAGTTCTGGGCAGCCAACCGAGACGGCACCACGCCAGCTCGAGGCCTCTCAAGTCGACCGGTTTGAAGCCGAACAACCGGAACTGGAATATGTGGAGTTGGAACAGCCACGGGAACAGGACCTGCGGCGACGCCGCTACCTCGATGAGCTGCCCATGGATGAACCCGAGACCTATCGGGAGCCGGAGCGCTATCCCAGACGCGAACCTCAGCCTGAAGACCGTCGTTACCAGGCTCAGGAACAGGAGGAACGTTTCTACCGGAAAGCCGAGCCCTCCGATTATTCAAACCCACTCAGCGAAAGGGATCCATCCAGCTACGAGGAACGTCCTCGCTACGACGGACGTCCCCGTCCAGCTTCCAGGCGCCCTGTGGAACGCCCCGGTGCGCCGCTGGATGTTGAACCGATGGAGGTTGAACCCATGGATATCGAACCCATGGAGCGTCGACCCCTGGAACTGGAGCCAAAAAGGCGCGAAACCAGAAATAATGACCGACCTGACAGGGGCTCCGCAGAGCCCGTTGAAGATCCCTGGTGAATCAATCAGAGCAGAGCTGTCGCCCAATCAGGAGTCAGCACCATTCTTGAACTGCAGGGAGGCGCTGTTGACGCAGTAGCGCTGTCCGGTAGGGGCCGGTCCATCACTGAACACGTGACCGAGGTGTGAATCGCAGCGTGCACAAATGATTTCTCTGCGCACCATTCCATGGGTGCGATCTTCCTTCGTGACGATGGCTCCAGAGCTAACGCCCTGCCAGAAACTGGGCCACCCGGTACCGGAGTCGAATTTGGTGTCGGAACTAAACAGGGGGACGTCACAGCAGACGCAGTGATAGGTGCCGCTGTCCTTGAGGTTCCAGTAAGCACCAGTGAAGGCTCGTTCTGTACCCCCCTTGCGAGCCACCTGGAACTGCTCAGGAGTTAACTGCTGCTGCCACTCCTCAGGGGAGCGTTCAACGCGATCGCCGCCAGTGGTTGAGGGAGTGGTCATGCACTGATCAGAGTTACGTGTCGAAAGCTAGTCGGAAAGGGCCTTTGGCAGCAGGCTCCTCACCTCTTCAGCCAGAGCAGCCACTGCTCCCGGCTGTCCCCGCAAAGCTCTGAGATCCTCGCGCTGACCCAGAAGCCGCTCAGGCTGCTGCAACCAGCCCAATGCCTCGTCTGCGATCTGCTCGGGTGTGATGGCGCCTACACGCTCAGGCACAACCATCCGACCTGCGGAAATATTCGGCCAAGCCAGCAGACCATGGTTTCTCATCCTCCAGACGCTGAGCAGAAGACCGATTAGTCGCCGCAGTCCAGGCAACCGGGCTAGCAGCCCCATCCAACCGTCCCAGGCCTGCATCACACCAAGATGCTGGGTGGGCACCAGCACGATCATGGGCACTCCCAGAGCTCCCAGTTCAGCCGTATTGGCTCCCACTGTGGTGAGTGCCAGGGAACATTGACTCAGCACTCCATGGGCAGGAGGGTCTTCCTGAAGATGGATGAGTGTGCCGGCCTCGGTCAGCAGTCGCCTCCAGGGCCAGCCATCCCCAGGGGGGAGCACCTTTCTGACCCCGGCCGCATAACCATCAGCGATGCGATTGGAAGAGCCCAGGTAAAAGAGAAAATCCTCAACACTGGTGGTGGGGGCAACGGGCAAAAGAAATCGACAGCCTGGGCGTTGAACCGTTAAGCGGTCGGCGGTTTCGAACAGGAAAGGGACACCCACACTGAGTTTGGCTGGCTTGGATCCCGGCAACAGCGCCACCCACTCCCCTTGAGGCAGAGGATCGCTTGCCCTGGCATGGCTCGATAGATCCGCCATCAGATCACCAACCACCCTGCAACGCGAACGAAAGCGCTTCGGCAACTGTTGCTGAACCTCCGGCGCCATGGCCGCAATGCGGTCATTCCAACGCGGCCAACGGGCCACCCATTCGGCGTAGGTGATGTGTCGATAGCCGAGTCTTGCTGAGAGCAGCACACTCCAGAACTGATCTCCACCGAGAAAGACCACCACTCCTCGAGCGGGCCAGTGGCCGTACCGCGCTGGATGGAGCAACAGAGACCAGAACTGAGCCGCTGGAATGATGCAATCGAACTGCTGCCAGCGACCGGCAGCCTCAGCTTCCTTACCTGTGGCGTTGGGACACGGCACCAGTACCAACCGCAGGTCGAGAGGCGAATGCCTTGCTCTGGGCCTAAGCAACAATTGCCGGTGGAGCTGTTCCGCCAGCGGGCGTACCCAGGTACTCAGCTCGCCGGGTCCGTTGGAAACGAACACCAAGGAGAGCGTTGGATCCGTGGATCGGAACGTCAAACGAAACGGATCGGCTTATGGAAGAAAAATGCGGATAGCGAGACTTGAACTCGCAAGGCCGAAGCCACACGCCCCTCAAGCGTGCGTGTCTACCAATTCCACCACATCCGCGTGGTCGATTTAGCCCCGCGGGCTTCATCGGGGTCTGATCATACCGGCTGGTGTGCCCGTTAATGCCCTCCTGACTCAACCAGCCGGAAACCGATCAACTCCCACGCACGGACACTGATACGATCCGCCCTGGCCTGGACTCTGCGGGATGCCCATCGGCAAGGTGCTGATCGCCAACCGCGGCGAAATTGCTCTCAGAATTCTGAGAAGCTGCCGGGAGATGGGGATCGCCACGGTGGCTGTTTACAGCACCGTGGATCGCAATGCCCTCCACGTCCAGCTGGCAGATGAGGCGGTTTGCGTCGGCGAAGGGCCCAGCAACCGCAGCTATCTGAACGTTCCCAACATTCTTGCGGCAGCCACCTCCAGGGGAGCTGATGCCATTCATCCCGGCTACGG
Above is a window of Synechococcus sp. BIOS-U3-1 DNA encoding:
- the msrB gene encoding peptide-methionine (R)-S-oxide reductase MsrB; translated protein: MTTPSTTGGDRVERSPEEWQQQLTPEQFQVARKGGTERAFTGAYWNLKDSGTYHCVCCDVPLFSSDTKFDSGTGWPSFWQGVSSGAIVTKEDRTHGMVRREIICARCDSHLGHVFSDGPAPTGQRYCVNSASLQFKNGADS
- a CDS encoding phage holin family protein, with the translated sequence MSESPRSEQQRSRGMGAAARVTALAGSVMDLHVRIALQEMDREKRRLISGGVFLAMGGTLMLLALVAGEAALLVWMLESWGWSLIQSLLAMAILNLVVAGFSLRIGGQLAKGPYLPQTLEGLMRTTRAVLGR
- a CDS encoding PRC-barrel domain-containing protein, which encodes MSLSSTPNDPLANVPSDRLWLRSELMGTQVITRDSGRRLGVVGEVVVDIDRREVVALGLRDNPLTRFLPGLPRWMPLDRIRQVGDVILVDSADSLSEGFAADRYSRIINCQVITESGQQLGRVLGFSFDIETGELTTLVMGALGVPLLGEGVLSTWEIPVDEIVSSGADRIIVYEGAEDKLKQLNSGFLEKLGVGGASWEEQERERYRLNVVPVENQLSSGQPTETAPRQLEASQVDRFEAEQPELEYVELEQPREQDLRRRRYLDELPMDEPETYREPERYPRREPQPEDRRYQAQEQEERFYRKAEPSDYSNPLSERDPSSYEERPRYDGRPRPASRRPVERPGAPLDVEPMEVEPMDIEPMERRPLELEPKRRETRNNDRPDRGSAEPVEDPW
- a CDS encoding THUMP domain-containing class I SAM-dependent RNA methyltransferase; translation: MGSEYRQTPRPIHGVAVLPQGLEEIGSQELQRLGAKDVTPLRRAASFQADMACLYRLHLQCRLPFRLLREVARFRCDGRDSLYDGVQRALDWERWLHPSMSFRVDVTGTAPGLNHSHFTALQVKNALIDHQRDLWGKRSSIDLDEPDLCLHVHLHRGEATLSLDGSGGSLHRRGYRAAVGIAPLKENLAAGLITLTGWDGSTPLTDPCCGSGTLLIEAAAMALQRFPALHRNFLLESWADFEPDLWDAEQRRAQKRQQPVNNPPRILGYEQDSEIAQQARDNVNAAGLKDVIEIVEADFRDAPAPEADNGVVVCNPPYGVRLGHTTELQELYRELGSVLKQDYGGWDLWLLSGNRELTGALRLKAKRRIPVNNGGLDCRWLHYELNKRSTKPILQEN
- a CDS encoding glycine zipper domain-containing protein, whose translation is MDSAPSSTDASADSQDLAYSFRDRFESLLPEIQKLWPEVTHQALEATRGSFDEVVHLISSQSDRAASLVTAQLEDLLDQAGDRTRHLADNLDPLEEQLEHLLDELNRTLRPKLEKPVRERPLMSLAVAAGVGILVGALLTGGRRSS
- a CDS encoding glycosyl transferase — translated: MTFRSTDPTLSLVFVSNGPGELSTWVRPLAEQLHRQLLLRPRARHSPLDLRLVLVPCPNATGKEAEAAGRWQQFDCIIPAAQFWSLLLHPARYGHWPARGVVVFLGGDQFWSVLLSARLGYRHITYAEWVARWPRWNDRIAAMAPEVQQQLPKRFRSRCRVVGDLMADLSSHARASDPLPQGEWVALLPGSKPAKLSVGVPFLFETADRLTVQRPGCRFLLPVAPTTSVEDFLFYLGSSNRIADGYAAGVRKVLPPGDGWPWRRLLTEAGTLIHLQEDPPAHGVLSQCSLALTTVGANTAELGALGVPMIVLVPTQHLGVMQAWDGWMGLLARLPGLRRLIGLLLSVWRMRNHGLLAWPNISAGRMVVPERVGAITPEQIADEALGWLQQPERLLGQREDLRALRGQPGAVAALAEEVRSLLPKALSD
- the smc gene encoding chromosome segregation protein SMC, with the translated sequence MSIPLEPGFTVVTGPNGSGKSNILDGVLFCLGLANSKGMRADRLPDLVNSNVLKAGKSAETTVSVRFDLTEWQPDAAEEGLEPPEEGPWIRSDQTEWTVTRKLRVMPGGSYSSSYSADGVPCNLQQLQTQLRRLRIDPEGSNVVMQGDVTRIVSMSNRDRRGLIDELAGVALFDTRIEQTRRKLDEVQERQERCRIVEQELLAARQRLEKDCAKARAYQELKEQLQLGRRQELVLAFEAAQAERRRLQQRKEQLIAKEERDARSIEQRDISLQDAAGRLQTLQDSVKALGEDQLLSVQAELAGLDPQSRELERQAGQHQQEGERLQGLRHQLQARRGQLQAETEDLRLNANNGLLEKAEQDCRDAEAAVELSRRRLGEVAGRSGTWLEEQKQRSGQRQELQGRVTPLQEERQQLLERLRQDEERQLELVQERDQDGAEDQRVQTLLEQLEQEWQTLLKSVQSGREQLHQLLESVAIQQRTRSRLEQEQTRLERDIARHDSRREALQESRGTGALRLLLESGLEGIHGHVAQLGEVDERHRLALEVAAGARMAQVVVDDDRIAARAIDLLKSRRAGRLTFLPLNKIRAPGAGAAAAVARGRSPQAGAGGGLMGRAVDLIRYEPIYANVFAYVFGDTQVFSDLGSARQFLGRSRAVTLEGELLEKSGAMTGGSFSQRGGGLSFGASSDGDEAAPLRQRLLELGESLVACRREEQRLVEAVDQQRPTLRQLEQRQAALEAERQAAKRSHGPLLERVQQRQRKLNELQQAQQSHRLRLDELEASLTPLQRELNQLNSQESSVEANGDAEGWQALQQDLERVDAGLEAARQQRDALLQQERDRQLSQQRLGDQQQTIEREETSLQQAVQALSEAHGQWREQQLALKTRRDALETQQQELQTRFGEERRARDEAEAAVAEQRQTLQQARWELERLREERTSLEEQLRSGGLRLEELRATLPDPLPEIADELRESGLESLQERLQQLQLRMEALEPVNMLALEELEELEQRLGDLGERLDVLSQEREELLLRIETVATLRQEAFMEAFEAVDSHFREIFASLSDGDGKLQLDNSDDPLEGGLTLVAHPKGKAVRRLAAMSGGEKSLTALSFLFALQRFRPSPFYALDEVDSFLDGVNVERLASLIARQAEQAQFLVVSHRRPMIGASTRTIGVTQARGAHTQVVGLPDAA